One Bufo gargarizans isolate SCDJY-AF-19 chromosome 4, ASM1485885v1, whole genome shotgun sequence DNA window includes the following coding sequences:
- the MSL2 gene encoding E3 ubiquitin-protein ligase MSL2 encodes MNPVNATSLFISASRLVLNYDPEDPQAAAEICRMLPFFRQALACCVCGNLLEDPVSPINSTCQHYVCKQCKGKKMMMKPSCSWCKDYDQFEENKQLGILVSCYKKLCEYITHTPLARDVLSTMECSADILAFLPEETVEESTPEEEQGRTSGPPSPLCPSHSPLPSNSELATEPEANLCPIPQDAPDLNSECTVANGLPNCNGLSSETDLAVNIPTPESPGPIDLCCTPVDIKTEDLSESLETVCDQVSTSDLCSAGLDICGYNDDLKSSGPLLLSVEEVLQSLDTVSGSEVTDCDLQHALDTSVSNGTFLDICPQPLTHTVLLSDSHAPPLGVSCTAATLKMVKTNRKRSRSESDSEKVLPLPISSIILGPAIGSQTPFLLTRENRNFFQPIVTVPNGGSSSKISKTILLSNKTLKKNPEHMHKKTHPKSKPPLLKTKDKVKEKLSSNNVVPGSPTKTVYKKPPEKKGCKCGRATQNPSVLTCRGQRCPCYSNRKACLDCICRGCQNSYMANGEKKLEAFAVPEKALEQTRLTLGINVTSIAVRNASTSASVINVAGSPVATFLAASPHDDKSLDEAIDLRFDC; translated from the coding sequence gAAATTTGCTTGAAGACCCTGTATCTCCAATCAATTCAACTTGTCAGCATTATGTGTGCAAGCAGTGCAAgggtaaaaagatgatgatgaagcctTCATGCAGCTGGTGTAAGGACTACGACCAGTTTGAGGAGAATAAGCAGTTGGGCATCTTGGTGAGCTGCTACAAGAAGCTATGTGAGTACATCACACACACACCGCTGGCACGGGACGTATTAAGTACCATGGAGTGCTCGGCCGACATTTTGGCATTTCTTCCCGAGGAAACTGTGGAAGAATCTACACCCGAGGAAGAGCAGGGGAGAACTTCTGGGCCCCCCTCACCGCTGTGTCCTTCTCATTCTCCTTTACCGTCTAATTCAGAACTGGCAACTGAACCGGAAGCAAACCTCTGCCCCATCCCCCAAGACGCACCAGATCTTAATAGTGAGTGCACAGTTGCTAATGGTTTGCCCAACTGCAATGGACTATCGTCTGAAACCGATCTTGCTGTAAATATCCCTACCCCTGAGAGCCCCGGCCCCATCGACCTTTGTTGCACACCTGTCGATATTAAAACAGAGGACCTGTCGGAGAGCCTAGAGACGGTCTGTGACCAGGTTTCTACAAGTGACTTATGTTCAGCTGGACTTGATATATGTGGTTATAACGATGATCTTAAAAGCAGTGGTCCTCTGCTTCTTAGCGTCGAGGAAGTTCTCCAGAGCCTCGACACTGTTTCCGGTTCCGAAGTCACGGACTGCGACCTGCAGCACGCTCTGGACACGTCCGTGTCAAATGGAACGTTTTTGGATATTTGCCCACAGCCACTTACACATACTGTCCTGTTGTCCGACAGCCACGCTCCCCCTCTTGGTGTCTCCTGTACAGCTGCAACCCTAAAAATGGTGAAAACTAACCGCAAGCGGTCTCGTTCAGAGAGTGACAGTGAGAAAGTCCTGCCCCTGCCCATTTCCAGCATTATCCTCGGGCCGGCGATAGGTTCCCAGACTCCTTTTCTACTAACTCGGGAAAACAGAAACTTCTTTCAGCCTATTGtgactgtccccaatgggggtaGCTCCTCCAAAATTAGCAAGACCATTCTTTTATCAAATAAAACCTTGAAGAAAAATCCGGAGCACATGCATAAGAAAACGCATCCGAAATCCAAGCCACCATTGCTGAAAACAAAGGACAAGGTAAAGGAGAAACTATCCAGCAATAACGTGGTCCCCGGGAGCCCGAcaaaaactgtgtataaaaagcCGCCTGAGAAGAAAGGCTGCAAATGTGGACGTGCTACTCAAAATCCAAGTGTTCTTACCTGTCGGGGCCAGCGATGTCCTTGCTATTCAAATCGGAAAGCGTGTCTGGACTGCATTTGCCGTGGCTGCCAAAACTCTTACATGGCAAATGGGGAGAAGAAGTTAGAGGCGTTTGCTGTGCCGGAGAAGGCGCTAGAACAGACACGGCTCACTTTGGGCATTAACGTGACCAGCATTGCAGTACGCAATGCCAGCACGAGCGCCAGTGTCATTAATGTTGCGGGCTCTCCTGTAGCGACTTTTTTAGCTGCCAGTCCCCACGATGACAAAAGCTTAGATGAAGCGATAGACTTGAGATTTGACTGTTAA